From Haloarcula sp. CBA1127, a single genomic window includes:
- a CDS encoding universal stress protein, translating to MYDSVLVATDGSSGTTETLAHATSIARDNDATLHGLYVVDRRLYVAADKANQDEVRQSLEEEGDVALDDIVVGGEEAGVEVVTTMAEGIPHKTITDYAEEEDIDLIVMGTHGRTGRDRVANLGSVTERVVQSAPVPVLVVHIE from the coding sequence ATGTACGATTCGGTGCTCGTGGCCACAGACGGCAGTTCGGGAACGACGGAGACGCTCGCACACGCCACCTCGATCGCGCGCGACAACGACGCGACGCTCCATGGACTGTACGTCGTGGACAGGCGGCTCTACGTCGCGGCCGACAAGGCCAATCAAGACGAGGTGCGTCAGTCGCTGGAGGAAGAGGGAGATGTCGCGCTTGACGACATCGTGGTTGGGGGCGAGGAGGCCGGCGTCGAGGTCGTCACGACCATGGCGGAAGGGATTCCCCACAAGACGATTACCGACTACGCCGAAGAGGAGGATATCGACCTCATCGTGATGGGGACCCACGGCAGAACCGGACGGGACCGGGTCGCTAATCTCGGGAGCGTCACCGAGCGCGTCGTGCAGAGCGCACCCGTTCCCGTTCTCGTCGTCCACATCGAATAG
- a CDS encoding HTH domain-containing protein produces MQGSTQPDGTRAELYVRSLLPDGHTQQQAAVIDRLQGLSDTDALSDVSVQVIGRQIPSTPAEARTELGLFALNRVSVFQEWAKRNGCSLEPAFQVRSVDSEISGEQYRALVFPVQLLAEYAGSELKCVTPHTTDGETVTVMDRLTMIEGEEESTFASLERASAARPPAQSELSAADTADEDSDPPLPE; encoded by the coding sequence ATGCAGGGGAGCACGCAGCCAGACGGGACACGGGCAGAACTGTACGTTCGTTCACTACTGCCCGACGGGCACACGCAGCAACAGGCTGCGGTCATCGATCGACTTCAGGGGCTGTCGGACACTGATGCTCTGTCAGATGTCTCTGTTCAGGTTATCGGTCGGCAGATACCGTCCACACCAGCGGAGGCACGGACCGAACTCGGCCTATTCGCACTCAACCGAGTGAGCGTCTTTCAGGAGTGGGCAAAACGCAACGGATGTTCACTCGAACCTGCGTTTCAGGTCCGGTCGGTTGACTCCGAAATATCGGGAGAGCAGTACCGGGCACTTGTGTTTCCGGTCCAACTATTAGCCGAGTACGCTGGCTCGGAACTCAAGTGCGTGACGCCGCACACGACCGATGGAGAGACCGTCACTGTCATGGACCGGCTTACCATGATCGAAGGCGAGGAAGAATCGACGTTCGCATCGCTGGAACGGGCAAGCGCGGCACGGCCGCCGGCCCAGTCCGAGCTGTCGGCGGCCGACACCGCCGACGAGGATTCGGACCCGCCGTTACCAGAGTAA
- a CDS encoding gamma carbonic anhydrase family protein: MDSREYAFEGATPDIHGYAHVSREATLVGDVTVGPNANVWPGVVLRGDVAPVEVGRESAIGDGAIVHASTVGEKVMVGHGAVLNDAHVRDGALVGFNSTVSDATIGEGSIVAMGTVVPPGYEVPAESFVRGSPATVTPLSETTIDPNEVFEAFSSGDYANLAARHEDLFE; this comes from the coding sequence ATGGACAGCCGAGAGTACGCCTTCGAAGGAGCCACGCCAGATATTCACGGATACGCCCACGTCAGCCGCGAGGCGACACTAGTGGGTGATGTCACCGTCGGCCCGAACGCGAACGTCTGGCCCGGTGTCGTGTTGCGCGGCGACGTGGCCCCCGTCGAGGTGGGCCGCGAATCGGCGATCGGTGACGGCGCCATCGTCCATGCCTCGACCGTCGGCGAGAAGGTGATGGTCGGCCACGGAGCCGTCCTCAACGACGCTCATGTGCGCGACGGTGCGCTCGTCGGGTTCAATTCGACGGTCAGCGATGCCACCATCGGCGAGGGCTCTATCGTCGCGATGGGAACGGTTGTTCCACCGGGCTACGAGGTGCCCGCGGAATCCTTCGTCCGTGGGAGCCCGGCCACAGTGACGCCGCTATCCGAGACCACGATTGACCCCAACGAGGTGTTCGAGGCGTTCAGCTCCGGCGACTACGCCAACCTCGCGGCCCGCCACGAAGACCTCTTCGAGTAA
- a CDS encoding SLC13 family permease, producing MPSLSMGALVVFALVAAALTLFVTEWLPPDMTAIAVLVALVVLEPYTGVPARTAIEGFASPAVVTIVAMYILSAGVESAGVVDWLAGRLAALTGGDERRLLTAIVGTTGVSAGFVNNTPVVAVFIPLVTGLSERYGISPSNLLLPLSFAAMLGGTLTLVGTSTNLLASDLSAQLLDRSFSMFTLTPVGVVILAVGVAYLLTVGRALVPERVHPAADFTEEFDMDRHLSQLQVRDSSPLVGLTVQEALEGGVPDDVVEAVVDVIDAGESLPTEATVEQVLAASDPLDIDVLQIDRNGESFFATATDRPLEPGDVLTVRGNRQAVNQLAQTLDLRDLARESVTADLLAESGHLGVLAEAVIHRESRLRGRTLADVQLRSRFDVTVLAVRRGDEIIHENLAAVELSAGDLLLLQTPLDEVGHLQDEGYLVLTEGPPELFDALEGGPPSLDAAAAVPLATLLAVIALAALDLLPIYIAALGGVVATVATGTLSASRAYDAVSWNVVFLLAGLLPLGQAMQATGGAAFVGGLLVDAAGVLPPLALLALVYLLTAVLASVITPPATVVLMIPIAVATAAEIGVSGFPFLVVVTFAVATAFLTPIGYQTNLMVYGPGGYRFTDFARVGGPLQLLLCAVTTLSVSVVWPL from the coding sequence ATGCCCTCGCTCTCGATGGGCGCGCTCGTGGTTTTCGCGCTCGTCGCCGCCGCGCTGACGCTGTTTGTCACCGAATGGCTCCCGCCCGACATGACGGCCATCGCCGTCCTCGTTGCGCTGGTCGTGCTGGAACCGTACACCGGCGTCCCGGCGCGGACAGCCATCGAGGGGTTCGCCAGCCCGGCGGTGGTTACTATCGTCGCGATGTACATCCTCAGCGCCGGCGTCGAATCGGCTGGCGTCGTCGACTGGTTGGCCGGACGACTCGCGGCGCTGACCGGTGGCGACGAACGGCGTCTGCTGACTGCCATCGTCGGCACGACGGGCGTCAGCGCGGGCTTTGTCAACAATACGCCCGTGGTTGCCGTCTTCATCCCGCTGGTCACCGGGCTCTCGGAGCGATACGGTATCTCGCCGTCGAACCTGCTACTGCCGCTCTCCTTCGCAGCGATGCTCGGCGGAACGCTCACGCTGGTCGGTACCTCGACAAACCTGCTCGCGAGCGACCTCTCGGCGCAGTTGCTTGACCGGTCGTTCTCGATGTTCACGCTGACGCCTGTCGGTGTCGTCATCCTCGCTGTCGGCGTGGCCTACCTGCTGACGGTTGGTCGGGCGCTCGTCCCCGAACGGGTCCACCCCGCGGCCGACTTCACGGAGGAGTTCGACATGGACCGCCACCTGTCGCAGTTACAGGTGCGGGACTCGTCGCCGCTGGTCGGACTGACGGTGCAGGAGGCGCTGGAAGGCGGCGTCCCAGACGATGTGGTTGAAGCAGTCGTGGACGTGATCGATGCGGGAGAGTCGCTGCCGACCGAGGCCACCGTCGAACAGGTCCTCGCCGCGAGCGACCCACTTGACATCGACGTGCTCCAGATCGACCGCAACGGCGAGTCGTTCTTCGCGACGGCCACAGACCGGCCGCTCGAACCCGGCGACGTGCTGACGGTCCGTGGCAACCGCCAGGCCGTCAACCAACTCGCTCAGACGCTCGACCTTCGGGACCTCGCCCGTGAGTCCGTTACGGCGGACCTTCTGGCGGAGAGCGGCCATCTGGGCGTTCTCGCGGAGGCCGTCATTCACAGGGAGTCCCGGCTCCGCGGGCGAACGCTCGCCGACGTGCAACTGCGCAGTCGGTTCGACGTGACGGTCCTCGCCGTCCGCCGCGGCGACGAGATCATCCACGAGAATCTCGCAGCGGTCGAACTGTCCGCCGGCGACCTGCTCTTGCTCCAGACGCCTCTCGACGAGGTGGGCCACCTGCAGGACGAGGGGTACCTGGTCCTGACTGAGGGCCCCCCGGAACTGTTCGATGCGCTTGAGGGCGGCCCACCCTCGCTTGACGCCGCTGCGGCGGTCCCGCTCGCGACCCTGCTCGCCGTCATCGCGCTCGCAGCGCTGGACCTGCTGCCCATCTATATTGCCGCGCTGGGCGGCGTCGTCGCCACGGTCGCGACCGGCACACTGAGCGCGTCGAGGGCCTACGATGCGGTGAGCTGGAATGTCGTGTTCCTGCTCGCCGGCCTGCTCCCGCTCGGCCAGGCGATGCAGGCCACCGGCGGAGCCGCGTTCGTCGGCGGGCTCCTTGTCGACGCCGCCGGCGTCCTCCCGCCGCTCGCGCTGCTGGCGCTGGTGTACCTGTTGACGGCCGTCCTCGCCAGCGTCATCACCCCGCCCGCGACCGTCGTACTGATGATCCCGATCGCCGTCGCCACCGCCGCCGAGATCGGCGTTTCCGGGTTCCCGTTCCTCGTCGTCGTGACGTTCGCGGTCGCGACGGCCTTCCTGACACCCATCGGGTACCAGACGAACCTGATGGTGTACGGCCCCGGCGGCTATCGCTTCACCGACTTCGCGCGCGTCGGCGGACCGCTACAACTGCTTCTGTGTGCCGTGACGACGCTCTCGGTGTCGGTCGTCTGGCCGCTGTAA
- a CDS encoding CTP synthase has product MPTEPETDYDPELGRKFIFVTGGVMSGLGKGITAASTGRLLKNAGFDVTAVKIDPYLNVDAGTMNPFQHGEVYVLKDGGEVDLDLGNYERFLDIDMTFDHNVTTGKTYQHVIEKERSGDYLGRTVQIIPHITDDIKRRIREAAEGNDVCIIEVGGTVGDIEGMPYLEALRQFAHEEDEDDILFTHVTLVPYSKNGEQKTKPTQHSVKELRSIGLQPDILVGRCSDKLDIDTKEKIGLFCDVPTEAVFSNPDVDDIYHVPLMVEEEGLDQYVMEELDIASEALPEDERENRWRDLVTQNTEGEVEVALVGKYDLEDAYMSVHEALKHAGLEKNVDVNVRWVNSEKMNDHHADRMREADAIVVPGGFGARGTEGKIEAIRYARENDIPFLGLCLGFQMAVVEYARNVLDLDDAHSAELEEDTPHPVIDILPEQYEIEDMGGTMRLGAHETEIDANTLAATLYGGESCTERHRHRYEVNPEYIDDLEAAGMKFSGYAENRMEILELGPEDHPYFIGTQFHPEFRSRPTRASPPFVGLLEAVLGDDPHTVTTEEVSH; this is encoded by the coding sequence ATGCCGACCGAACCCGAAACGGACTACGACCCGGAACTGGGTCGGAAGTTCATCTTCGTCACCGGTGGCGTGATGTCTGGCCTGGGGAAAGGCATCACTGCCGCCAGCACAGGTAGATTACTCAAAAACGCCGGGTTCGACGTTACAGCGGTCAAAATTGACCCGTATCTGAACGTCGACGCCGGTACGATGAACCCCTTCCAGCACGGCGAGGTGTACGTGCTCAAAGACGGCGGGGAGGTCGACCTCGACCTGGGGAACTACGAGCGGTTCCTCGACATCGACATGACCTTCGACCACAACGTTACCACGGGGAAGACCTACCAGCACGTCATCGAGAAGGAGCGGTCCGGCGACTACCTCGGTCGTACGGTCCAGATTATCCCGCATATCACCGACGACATCAAGCGCCGTATCCGCGAGGCTGCCGAGGGCAACGACGTCTGTATCATCGAAGTCGGCGGCACGGTCGGGGACATCGAAGGGATGCCGTATCTCGAAGCGCTCCGGCAGTTCGCCCACGAAGAGGACGAGGACGATATTCTCTTTACCCACGTCACGCTCGTCCCATACTCGAAAAACGGCGAGCAAAAGACCAAGCCGACCCAACACTCCGTGAAGGAACTGCGCTCTATCGGTCTTCAGCCCGACATTCTGGTCGGCCGCTGCTCGGACAAACTCGATATCGACACCAAAGAGAAGATCGGGTTGTTCTGTGACGTGCCGACGGAAGCCGTCTTCTCGAACCCCGATGTCGACGACATCTACCATGTCCCGCTGATGGTCGAGGAGGAAGGACTCGACCAGTACGTGATGGAAGAACTCGACATCGCCTCGGAGGCACTGCCCGAAGACGAGCGGGAGAACCGCTGGCGCGACCTCGTCACCCAGAACACCGAAGGCGAGGTCGAAGTTGCGCTCGTCGGCAAGTACGACCTCGAAGACGCCTACATGTCCGTCCACGAGGCGCTGAAACACGCCGGCCTTGAGAAAAACGTCGACGTGAACGTCCGGTGGGTCAACTCCGAGAAGATGAATGACCACCATGCTGACCGGATGCGCGAGGCCGATGCTATCGTCGTGCCGGGCGGCTTCGGTGCCCGCGGCACGGAGGGTAAAATCGAGGCGATCCGGTACGCCCGCGAGAACGACATTCCGTTCCTCGGCCTGTGTCTCGGCTTCCAGATGGCTGTCGTCGAGTACGCCCGCAACGTGCTGGATCTGGACGACGCCCACTCGGCGGAACTGGAGGAGGACACACCACACCCCGTCATCGACATCCTCCCCGAGCAGTACGAGATTGAGGATATGGGCGGGACGATGCGACTGGGGGCCCACGAGACCGAAATCGACGCGAACACGCTCGCCGCGACGCTGTACGGCGGCGAGTCCTGTACGGAGCGGCACCGCCACCGCTACGAGGTCAACCCCGAGTACATCGACGACCTCGAAGCCGCCGGGATGAAGTTCTCCGGCTACGCCGAAAACCGTATGGAGATACTCGAACTCGGACCCGAGGACCACCCATACTTCATCGGGACGCAGTTCCATCCGGAGTTCCGCTCCCGACCGACGCGTGCCAGCCCGCCCTTCGTCGGCCTGCTTGAGGCCGTGCTCGGAGACGACCCCCACACTGTGACGACTGAGGAGGTGAGCCACTGA
- a CDS encoding PspA/IM30 family protein, with amino-acid sequence MGILSRASYVIRSKLNAVLNRAEDPTETLDYSYEQLRDELQDVKQGIADLTTQKKRLEIQKRRLEENVEKHNEQARQAVEQDREDLARQALEKKKQKMSQIEDLEGQIQDLQSQQDQLVEQKDELQKQIEQFRTKKETMKARHEAAKASARVNEAMTGAGDEMQDINQAIERAEERTEDMEARSQAMDELREDGVLESQISDESSLERELEEVRQKGSVDAELDTLKAEMGKAEDGDSGSSDADVSEAELEQELADESTQVDVDESEVESELDELKEDEQ; translated from the coding sequence ATGGGAATCCTCTCGCGCGCGTCGTACGTCATCCGCTCTAAGCTCAACGCCGTCCTGAACCGAGCGGAGGACCCGACAGAGACCCTCGACTACAGCTACGAGCAGTTGCGTGACGAACTGCAAGATGTCAAGCAGGGCATCGCGGACCTGACGACCCAAAAGAAGCGACTGGAAATTCAGAAGCGCCGCCTCGAAGAGAACGTCGAGAAGCACAACGAACAGGCGCGCCAGGCCGTTGAGCAGGACCGCGAGGACCTCGCCCGCCAGGCGCTGGAAAAGAAAAAGCAGAAGATGAGCCAGATCGAGGATCTGGAAGGCCAGATACAGGACTTACAGAGCCAACAGGACCAGCTGGTCGAGCAGAAAGACGAACTCCAGAAACAGATCGAGCAGTTCCGGACGAAGAAGGAAACGATGAAGGCTCGCCACGAGGCCGCGAAGGCGTCGGCGCGCGTCAACGAGGCGATGACCGGCGCGGGCGACGAGATGCAGGATATCAATCAGGCTATCGAGCGTGCGGAGGAACGGACCGAAGACATGGAAGCTCGTTCGCAGGCGATGGACGAACTCCGGGAAGACGGTGTTCTCGAAAGTCAGATATCGGACGAGAGTTCGCTGGAGCGGGAGCTTGAAGAAGTCCGACAGAAAGGGTCAGTCGACGCCGAACTCGACACGCTGAAAGCCGAGATGGGGAAAGCCGAGGACGGCGACAGCGGATCAAGCGACGCAGATGTCTCCGAGGCCGAGCTGGAACAGGAACTCGCCGACGAGAGTACGCAGGTCGACGTCGACGAGAGCGAGGTTGAGTCGGAACTTGACGAACTGAAAGAGGACGAGCAGTAA
- the thrS gene encoding threonine--tRNA ligase has translation MSTVTVTLPDGTPLEVERGSTVEDVAYEIGPGLGDDTVAGVVDGDLVDKHAPLTADVKLEIVTESSDEYLDVLRHSAAHVFAQALQRLYPDAKLTIGPWTDNGFYYDITGVDIDEDDLEAIEAEAEEIIEEDLDIERELVDRDDAFERYEDNQFKQDILETEAADDEEVSFYTQGEFEDLCQGPHVESTGEIGGFALLEISAAFWRGEEENETLTRVYGTAFPTEDALDEFLEQRRKAEERDHRKIGQEMDLFSIDETTGPGLPLYEPNGKKILNELTDYVAGLNRDAGYDEVETPHVFRTELWKKSGHYENYVDDMFLLDVNDEEYGLKPMNCPGHATIFEQNSWSYRDLPVRYFEDGKVYRKEQRGELSGLSRTWAFTIDDGHLFVRPDQIEEEVLATVDIILDTLDTFNLDYTVQFATRPEKSVGGDEIWEKAESQLESVLDEQDIDYVVEEGDGAFYGPKIDFAFEDALGRHWDGPTVQLDFNMPERFDLSYTGEDNEEHRPVMIHRALYGSYERFFMVLTEHYNGKFPPWLAPEQIRLLPVSDDNIAYCEEIQDELDDFRVTIEDRSWTVGKKIQQAHDDRVPYMCVIGDNEEEAGTISVRDRKEREEKDIDIAEFRDHLETEVEQQRTAVTFLAGR, from the coding sequence ATGAGTACGGTCACGGTCACGCTGCCCGACGGGACCCCACTAGAGGTCGAACGCGGCAGCACGGTCGAGGATGTCGCCTACGAAATCGGGCCAGGGTTAGGTGACGACACGGTCGCCGGCGTCGTCGACGGCGACCTTGTCGACAAACACGCGCCGTTGACAGCAGACGTCAAACTCGAAATCGTCACCGAGAGCAGTGACGAGTATCTCGACGTGCTTCGTCACTCCGCCGCCCACGTCTTCGCACAGGCCCTGCAGCGCCTCTACCCCGATGCCAAGCTCACAATCGGGCCGTGGACCGACAACGGGTTTTACTACGACATCACCGGCGTCGATATCGACGAGGACGACCTCGAAGCCATCGAGGCCGAAGCCGAGGAGATCATCGAGGAGGACCTTGACATCGAACGCGAACTCGTCGACCGCGACGACGCCTTCGAACGCTACGAGGATAATCAGTTCAAACAGGACATCCTCGAAACCGAGGCCGCGGACGACGAGGAGGTCTCTTTCTACACCCAGGGCGAGTTCGAGGACCTCTGTCAGGGGCCCCACGTCGAATCGACCGGCGAAATCGGCGGCTTCGCTCTGCTTGAAATCTCCGCCGCCTTCTGGCGCGGCGAGGAGGAAAACGAGACGCTGACCCGCGTGTACGGAACCGCCTTCCCGACGGAGGACGCGCTCGATGAGTTCCTCGAACAGCGCCGCAAGGCCGAGGAGCGCGACCACCGCAAGATCGGCCAGGAGATGGACCTGTTCTCCATCGACGAAACGACCGGGCCGGGCCTGCCGCTGTACGAGCCCAACGGCAAGAAGATCCTCAACGAGCTGACGGACTACGTCGCCGGCCTCAACCGCGACGCCGGCTACGACGAGGTCGAGACGCCCCACGTCTTCCGCACCGAACTCTGGAAGAAGTCGGGCCACTACGAGAACTACGTTGACGATATGTTCCTGCTCGATGTCAACGACGAGGAGTACGGCCTGAAGCCGATGAACTGTCCCGGCCACGCCACTATTTTCGAGCAGAACTCCTGGAGCTACCGGGACCTGCCGGTGCGGTACTTTGAGGACGGGAAGGTGTACCGCAAAGAGCAGCGCGGCGAACTCTCCGGGCTCTCCCGGACGTGGGCCTTCACCATCGATGACGGCCACCTGTTCGTCCGCCCGGACCAGATCGAGGAAGAAGTGCTGGCGACGGTCGACATCATCCTCGACACGCTGGACACGTTCAATCTCGACTACACTGTCCAGTTCGCCACCCGGCCCGAGAAGTCCGTCGGCGGCGACGAGATCTGGGAGAAAGCCGAATCCCAGCTTGAATCCGTCCTTGACGAGCAGGACATCGACTACGTCGTCGAGGAGGGCGACGGTGCCTTCTACGGCCCGAAGATCGACTTTGCCTTCGAGGACGCGCTCGGTCGTCACTGGGACGGCCCGACTGTGCAGCTGGACTTCAATATGCCCGAGCGGTTCGATCTCTCCTACACCGGTGAGGACAACGAAGAGCACCGCCCGGTGATGATCCACCGCGCGCTGTATGGCTCCTACGAGCGGTTCTTCATGGTGCTGACCGAGCACTACAACGGGAAGTTCCCGCCGTGGCTCGCTCCCGAACAGATCCGCCTGCTGCCAGTCAGCGACGATAACATCGCCTACTGCGAGGAGATTCAGGATGAACTCGACGACTTCCGGGTCACTATCGAGGACCGCTCCTGGACCGTCGGCAAGAAGATTCAGCAGGCCCACGACGACCGCGTTCCCTATATGTGTGTCATCGGCGACAACGAGGAGGAAGCCGGGACCATCTCGGTTCGTGACCGCAAGGAACGCGAAGAGAAAGACATCGACATCGCCGAGTTCCGCGACCACCTCGAAACCGAAGTCGAGCAACAGCGCACCGCGGTGACGTTCCTCGCCGGCCGATAG
- a CDS encoding alpha/beta hydrolase, with product MTTVGISGGRDVTASLDRPASDTVVVACPPHPKYGGSRSDSRLTAVSDALAPEIGCLRFDYGAWDEGRGERADAENALAWADERYDAVGLFGYSFGAAVALCAAAEADSDAGPAVLSVLAPPASLTENLDAAAALDAIDCPVQVVVGERDATVDWEPVVDRATELGQTVERLPADHHFVGQSGRIGETVGPFLRDHL from the coding sequence ATGACTACCGTCGGGATCTCGGGTGGGCGAGACGTCACCGCATCGCTTGACCGGCCAGCATCGGACACCGTCGTCGTCGCGTGCCCGCCCCACCCGAAGTACGGTGGCTCCCGGTCTGATAGTCGGCTTACGGCGGTCAGCGACGCGCTCGCCCCCGAAATCGGCTGTCTCCGGTTCGACTACGGCGCGTGGGACGAGGGCCGTGGCGAGCGGGCCGACGCCGAGAACGCGCTGGCGTGGGCCGACGAGCGCTACGACGCAGTCGGCCTGTTTGGCTACAGTTTCGGCGCGGCTGTGGCGCTCTGTGCGGCCGCCGAGGCCGATAGCGACGCCGGTCCAGCGGTCCTGTCAGTGCTTGCGCCGCCCGCCAGCCTGACTGAGAATCTCGATGCGGCCGCTGCGCTTGATGCCATCGACTGCCCGGTACAGGTCGTGGTCGGGGAGCGCGATGCGACAGTCGACTGGGAGCCGGTCGTTGACCGGGCTACCGAGCTGGGCCAGACGGTTGAGCGCCTGCCAGCCGACCACCATTTCGTCGGGCAGAGCGGCCGTATCGGCGAGACGGTTGGGCCGTTTCTCCGCGACCACCTGTAG
- a CDS encoding diacylglycerol kinase family protein — MQIGSRRCILNSVSGDGEHADYVPRLMKARGFEVYETEAAGDAVELGREAGRAEASEVAVCGGDGTVNEVVRGLDDVGHLDSVTLSVIPAGTANLLAGNIGVTDIEHGVEIADVGEARPVDVGVAGDEPFLVSCIAGLPADASVSTSGDLKERFGTLAFLLTGAQEALRFDGLDITIAAVGEDGPFTWSGEATCLLVGNARKFVAEGGQANMEDGLLDVAIVEQMPTGNLVAEAIGQRLLALDTDGVTHVRADEITVDGHDEAITFSRDGELSTHEMLSLSVRETTLTLRVGPGYEPDPQ; from the coding sequence ATGCAGATTGGTTCGCGTCGGTGTATCCTCAACTCCGTCAGCGGCGACGGCGAGCACGCCGACTACGTTCCGCGGCTGATGAAGGCACGCGGGTTCGAGGTGTACGAAACCGAGGCGGCCGGCGACGCGGTCGAACTCGGCCGCGAGGCCGGGCGGGCCGAGGCCTCTGAGGTCGCCGTCTGTGGCGGCGACGGGACGGTGAACGAGGTCGTCCGTGGGCTCGACGACGTCGGTCACCTCGACTCGGTGACGCTGAGCGTCATCCCGGCCGGGACGGCGAACCTGCTGGCCGGGAACATCGGTGTCACGGACATCGAACACGGCGTCGAAATCGCCGATGTCGGAGAGGCGCGGCCGGTCGACGTGGGTGTCGCCGGCGACGAACCGTTTCTGGTCTCCTGTATCGCCGGCCTCCCCGCTGACGCCAGCGTCTCGACATCAGGCGACCTCAAGGAGCGGTTCGGCACGCTGGCGTTTCTGCTCACTGGCGCACAGGAGGCGCTCCGCTTCGACGGGCTTGACATCACTATCGCGGCTGTCGGCGAGGACGGGCCGTTCACCTGGTCCGGCGAGGCTACCTGCCTGCTGGTGGGCAACGCCCGCAAGTTCGTCGCTGAGGGTGGGCAGGCAAACATGGAAGACGGGCTGCTCGACGTGGCCATCGTCGAACAGATGCCCACGGGAAACCTCGTCGCGGAGGCCATCGGCCAGCGGCTGCTGGCGCTGGATACCGACGGGGTGACTCACGTTCGGGCGGACGAGATTACCGTCGATGGTCACGACGAGGCAATCACATTCAGCCGGGACGGCGAACTCAGTACGCACGAGATGCTGTCGCTGTCGGTGCGTGAGACCACACTGACGCTGCGAGTCGGGCCGGGCTACGAGCCGGACCCGCAGTGA